The following are encoded together in the Peromyscus leucopus breed LL Stock chromosome 1, UCI_PerLeu_2.1, whole genome shotgun sequence genome:
- the Utf1 gene encoding undifferentiated embryonic cell transcription factor 1, whose protein sequence is MLLRPRRPAPFSPPSPASLDAELRPAGDVRETTSDAFAPTPGAMAEPGSPKAPVSPGSAQRTPWSARETELLLGTLLQPAMWRSLLLDRRQALPTYRRVSAALARQQVRRTPAQCRRRYKFLKDKLRDSQGQPSGPYDDQIRELMGLLGDDGHRRVRRRPAGPGRPHRRGRRIPHGPPAGPRASLLGAMGDADPASALRFSSSTKRSADARRNTSSPTPMALGTLTPEPGHALGSSSPPTHDYDMEGPNEPPDLPQDRAPPQVAPQSLNTALLQALTHLGDISTVLGPLRDQLATLNQHVEQLRGSFDQTVSLAVGFILGNAASERGILGDLRQ, encoded by the exons ATGCTGCTTCGTCCCCGGCGGCCCGCCCCATTCTCGCCACCGTCGCCAGCTAGCCTCGACGCCGAGCTGCGGCCGGCGGGGGACGTCCGGGAGACTACGTCTGATGCCTTCGCCCCCACGCCGGGCGCGATGGCGGAGCCTGGTTCGCCCAAGGCTCCCGTGTCCCCGGGCTCGGCGCAGCGCACACCCTGGAGTGCCCGAGAGACGGAGCTACTTCTGGGCACGCTGCTGCAGCCGGCCATGTGGCGCTCACTCCTGCTGGATCGCCGGCAGGCTCTACCCACCTACCGCCGCGTGTCGGCCGCGCTGGCCCGTCAGCAAGTTCGGCGTACGCCGGCTCAGTGCCGCCGCCGCTACAAGTTCCTCAAGGACAAACTTCGAGACTCCCAGGGTCAGCCGTCCGGGCCCTACGACGACCAGATCCGCGAGCTCATGGGGCTGCTGGGTGACGATGGGCACCGGCGGGTCCGCCGTCGCCCTGCGGGGCCTGGACGTCCCCATCGCCGCGGTC GTAGGATTCCGCACGGACCACCAGCGGGACCACGCGCTTCTCTCCTAGGGGCTATGGGAGATGCCGACCCCGCTTCTGCGCTCAGATTCAGCTCTTCCACTAAGAGGTCCGCAGATGCCCGCCGCAATACCAGCTCCCCTACCCCTATGGCCCTCGGCACTCTGACTCCTGAGCCTGGCCATGCCCTCGGATCCTCCTCGCCACCAACCCACGACTACGACATGGAGGGCCCGAATGAGCCTCCTGACCTTCCCCAGGACCGTGCGCCCCCGCAGGTTGCGCCCCAGTCGCTGAACACCGCTCTGCTGCAGGCCTTGACGCACTTGGGCGACATCTCGACAGTTCTGGGCCCACTGCGAGACCAGCTGGCGACCCTGAACCAGCACGTGGAGCAGCTGCGAGGTTCCTTCGACCAAACAGTTTCCCTGGCTGTGGGCTTCATTCTGGGCAATGCAGCCTCCGAGCGGGGCATCCTTGGGGACCTGCGCCAATAA